The following proteins are encoded in a genomic region of Vulpes vulpes isolate BD-2025 chromosome X, VulVul3, whole genome shotgun sequence:
- the STARD8 gene encoding stAR-related lipid transfer protein 8 isoform X15, protein MTLNNCALMKLEIHYQCKQNEDSEEEEQCTISNHWAFQQESKCWSHVDSSDLLAPPSPGLPVTSSCESVLTELSTTSLPAITVSLSPEAEPMDLPTPCHVPSLSNQPLLSPTQGHEGPRDKAKKRHSRHSRSFLKHLDSLRWKEKGGSRQAGLDCGPATLEKAIKASSFRSHRGFLSAGFYRAKNRAAASARNSGTETPRAWEAWPMAMFRHPQQVHRGDCLVHVPRDHKPGTFPRSLSIESLFPEDGHCLADWQPGRPWGCEGRRGSCGSTGSHASIYDNMSELYPSEPILVRAKAEDEEGTGSYAHVDDILQHVWGLQQRVELWSQAIYPDLQTRDKEKEEEEEEEIASSVEIATVEVGGQAETLAQIEAPACRESSAPDQADVQRVIPAQVEYQAQAEPLAQAQAQAQVEAEALDLGQGHGQEVNSGGEPNSASSVSVEEGHSISDTVASSSELGSSGNSMNEAEVMGSPAGLQASRLRERRDSGVGASLTRPCRKLRWHSFQNSHRPSLNSESLEINWQFAGQIHLLHKGSLLRLTAFMEKYTVPHKPGSVPKFMKRNKTPDYRGQQVFGVPPLIHMQRTGQPLPQSIQQAMRYLRSQCLDQVGIFRKSGVKSRIQNLRQMNEANPDHVCYEGQSAYDVADLLKQYFRDLPEPIFTSKLTTTFLQIYQLLPKDQWLAAAQAATLLLPDENREVLQTLLYFLSDIASAEENQMTAGNLAVCLAPSIFHLNVSKKDSPSPRIRSKRSLVGRPGPRYLSENMAATQGLSHMISDCKKLFQVPQDMVLQLCGSYNAAELSPPCPALAELRQAQAAGMSLSLYMEESVQELLRDAAERFKGWMSMPGPQHTELACRKAPDGHPLRVWKVSTEVAAPPPVVLHRVLRERALWDEDLLRAQVLEALMPGVELYHYVTDSMAPHPCRDFVVLRMWRSDLPRGGCLLISQSLDPEQPVPESGVRAMMLTSQYLMEPCGLGRSRLTHICRADLRGRSPDWYNKVFGHLCAMEVAKIRDSFPTLQAAGPETKL, encoded by the exons ATGACCTTGAACAACTGTGCCTTGATGAAACTGGAAATTCACTATCAATGCAAGCAG AATGAAGActcagaagaagaagagcagTGTACCATCAGCAACCACTGGGCCTTCCAGCAAGAAAGTAAATGCTGGTCTCATGTGGACTCCTCTGACCTGCTGGCCCCACCAAGCCCTGGCCTGCCAGTGACCTCCAGCTGTGAGAGCGTCCTCACTGAGCTTAGCACCACTTCCCTGCCAGCCATCACTGTAAGCCTATCACCAGAGGCGGAGCCAATGGACCTGCCCACACCCTGCCACGTCCCCAGCCTGAGTAACCAGCCCCTCCTTAGCCCCACCCAGGGCCATGAGGGTCCCCGGGACAAAGCTAAGAAGCGCCATTCTCGCCATTCTCGTAGCTTCCTTAAGCATCTTGATTCTCTGAGGTGGAAGGAAAAGGGTGGCAGTCGGCAAGCTGGGCTCGACTGTGGCCCAGCCACCTTAGAAAAGGCCATTAAAGCCTCCTCTTTTCGTAGTCACCGTGGCTTCCTCTCAGCTGGATTCTACAGGGCCAAGAATAGGGCAGCCGCCTCAGCCCGCAACAGTGGCACCGAGACTCCAAGGGCCTGGGAGGCCTGGCCTATGGCCATGTTTCGGCACCCTCAGCAGGTGCACCGGGGTGACTGCCTCGTGCACGTGCCCAGGGACCACAAACCAGGCACATTCCCTCGCTCTCTGTCTATTGAGAGCCTGTTCCCCGAGGATGGACACTGCCTGGCAGATTGGCAGCCAGGTAGACCCTGGGGCTGCGAAGGGCGCCGGGGCTCCTGTGGCTCCACGGGCAGCCATGCCAGCATCTATGACAACATGTCTGAGCTGTACCCATCTGAGCCAATACTGGTCAGGGCTAAAGCTGAAGATGAGGAAGGTACAGGCAGCTATGCCCACGTAGATGACATCCTCCAGCATGTATGGGGGCTGCAGCAACGGGTAGAGCTCTGGTCTCAGGCCATCTACCCAGACCTGCAGACTAgagataaggaaaaggaagaagaggaagaagaggagattgCTTCGTCAGTAGAAATAGCCACAGTTGAGGTTGGAGGGCAGGCTGAGACTCTGGCCCAGATAGAGGCTCCAGCCTGCAGAGAGTCCTCAGCCCCAGACCAGGCTGATGTTCAGCGAGTAATCCCAGCTCAGGTTGAGTATCAGGCTCAGGCTGAgcccctggcccaggcccaggcccaggcccaggttGAGGCCGAGGCCCTAGACCTGGGCCAAGGTCATGGGCAGGAGGTGAATTCAGGTGGGGAACCCAACTCGGCCTCCAGCGTATCTGTGGAAGAAGGACACTCCATTTCTGACACTGTGGCCTCCTCCAGTGAACTGGGCAGTAGTGGAAACTCCATGAACGAGGCTGAGGTCATGGGCTCGCCAGCTGGACTTCAAGCATCCAGACTACGTGAACGACGAGATTCAGGGGTTGGGGCCTCACTTACCAGACCCTGCAG GAAGCTCCGCTGGCACAGCTTCCAGAACTCCCACCGGCCCAGCCTCAATTCAGAGTCACTGGAGATCAATTGGCAGTTTGCTGGCCAGATCCACCTCCTGCATAAGGGCTCACTGCTGCGGCTCACTGCCTTCATGGAGAAGTACACTGTGCCACACAAACCAGG GTCAGTGCCCAAGTTCATGAAAAGGAATAAGACTCCGGATTACCGAGGCCAGCAGGTGTTTGGGGTGCCACCCCTTATCCACATGCAGCGCACAGGCCAGCCACTGCCACAGAGCATTCAGCAAGCCATGCGCTACCTGCGCAGCCAGTGCCTGGACCAG GTGGGCATCTTCCGCAAGTCTGGGGTGAAGTCCAGGATCCAGAACCTGCGGCAAATGAATGAGGCCAACCCAGACCATGTTTGCTATGAGGGCCAGTCGGCCTATGATGTGGCAGACCTGCTGAAGCAGTATTTCCGGGACCTACCAGAGCCTATCTTTACCAGCAAGCTCACGACCACTTTCCTGCAGATCTACCAGC TCCTCCCCAAGGATCAGTGGTTGGCAGCAGCTCAGGCTGCCACCTTGCTGCTCCCGGATGAGAACCGAGAGGTCCTACAGACTCTGCTCTACTTCCTAAGTGACATTGCCTCTGCTGAAGAAAACCAGATGACAGCTGGCAACCTAGCTGTGTGTCTGGCACCTTCCATCTTCCATCTCAACGTCTCTAAGAAGGATAGCCCCTCTCCGAG GATCAGGAGCAAACGCAGCCTGGTTGGCCGGCCAGGCCCTAGGTACCTGAGTGAGAACATGGCTGCCACCCAGGGCCTATCACACATGATCAGTGACTGCAAGAAACTTTTTCAA GTCCCTCAGGACATGGTGCTACAGCTGTGTGGCTCCTACAACGCAGCTGAGCTcagccctccctgcccagccttGGCTGAGCTGCGGCAGGCCCAAGCAGCCGGCATGAGCCTGAGCCTCTACATGGAAGAGAGTGTCCAGGAGCTGCTGCGTGATGCTGCTGAGCGTTTCAAGGGTTGGATGAGTATGCCAGGGCCCCAACACACAGAGCTGGCTTGTAGAAAG GCACCAGATGGGCACCCCCTGCGTGTGTGGAAGGTGTCCACTGAGGTGGCAGCCCCTCCACCTGTCGTGTTACACCGTGTTCTGCGGGAGAGGGCCCTCTGGGATGAGGACCTGCTGCGGGCCCAGGTGTTGGAAGCCCTGATGCCAGGTGTGGAGCTGTACCACTATGTCACCGACAGCATGGCACCCCATCCCTGCCGTGACTTCGTGGTGCTCCG GATGTGGCGCTCTGACCTGCCCCGTGGTGGTTGTCTGCTCATCTCCCAGTCCCTGGATCCTGAGCAACCTGTGCCAGAATCAGGGGTGCGGGCCATGATGCTCACTTCCCAGTACCTCATGGAGCCTTGTGGCCTGGGCCGCTCCCGGCTCACTCACATCTGCCGTGCTGATCTCAG GGGCCGTTCTCCTGACTGGTACAACAAAGTCTTTGGGCACCTGTGTGCCATGGAAGTGGCGAAGATCCGGGACTCCTTCCCCACCCTGCAGGCAGCTGGCCCTGAGACAAAATTGTGA
- the STARD8 gene encoding stAR-related lipid transfer protein 8 isoform X14, protein MTLNNCALMKLEIHYQCKQNEDSEEEEQCTISNHWAFQQESKCWSHVDSSDLLAPPSPGLPVTSSCESVLTELSTTSLPAITVSLSPEAEPMDLPTPCHVPSLSNQPLLSPTQGHEGPRDKAKKRHSRHSRSFLKHLDSLRWKEKGGSRQAGLDCGPATLEKAIKASSFRSHRGFLSAGFYRAKNRAAASARNSGTETPRAWEAWPMAMFRHPQQVHRGDCLVHVPRDHKPGTFPRSLSIESLFPEDGHCLADWQPGRPWGCEGRRGSCGSTGSHASIYDNMSELYPSEPILVRAKAEDEEGTGSYAHVDDILQHVWGLQQRVELWSQAIYPDLQTRDKEKEEEEEEEIASSVEIATVEVGGQAETLAQIEAPACRESSAPDQADVQRVIPAQVEYQAQAEPLAQAQAQAQVEAEALDLGQGHGQEVNSGGEPNSASSVSVEEGHSISDTVASSSELGSSGNSMNEAEVMGSPAGLQASRLRERRDSGVGASLTRPCRKLRWHSFQNSHRPSLNSESLEINWQFAGQIHLLHKGSLLRLTAFMEKYTVPHKPGWVWSVPKFMKRNKTPDYRGQQVFGVPPLIHMQRTGQPLPQSIQQAMRYLRSQCLDQVGIFRKSGVKSRIQNLRQMNEANPDHVCYEGQSAYDVADLLKQYFRDLPEPIFTSKLTTTFLQIYQLLPKDQWLAAAQAATLLLPDENREVLQTLLYFLSDIASAEENQMTAGNLAVCLAPSIFHLNVSKKDSPSPRIRSKRSLVGRPGPRYLSENMAATQGLSHMISDCKKLFQVPQDMVLQLCGSYNAAELSPPCPALAELRQAQAAGMSLSLYMEESVQELLRDAAERFKGWMSMPGPQHTELACRKAPDGHPLRVWKVSTEVAAPPPVVLHRVLRERALWDEDLLRAQVLEALMPGVELYHYVTDSMAPHPCRDFVVLRMWRSDLPRGGCLLISQSLDPEQPVPESGVRAMMLTSQYLMEPCGLGRSRLTHICRADLRGRSPDWYNKVFGHLCAMEVAKIRDSFPTLQAAGPETKL, encoded by the exons ATGACCTTGAACAACTGTGCCTTGATGAAACTGGAAATTCACTATCAATGCAAGCAG AATGAAGActcagaagaagaagagcagTGTACCATCAGCAACCACTGGGCCTTCCAGCAAGAAAGTAAATGCTGGTCTCATGTGGACTCCTCTGACCTGCTGGCCCCACCAAGCCCTGGCCTGCCAGTGACCTCCAGCTGTGAGAGCGTCCTCACTGAGCTTAGCACCACTTCCCTGCCAGCCATCACTGTAAGCCTATCACCAGAGGCGGAGCCAATGGACCTGCCCACACCCTGCCACGTCCCCAGCCTGAGTAACCAGCCCCTCCTTAGCCCCACCCAGGGCCATGAGGGTCCCCGGGACAAAGCTAAGAAGCGCCATTCTCGCCATTCTCGTAGCTTCCTTAAGCATCTTGATTCTCTGAGGTGGAAGGAAAAGGGTGGCAGTCGGCAAGCTGGGCTCGACTGTGGCCCAGCCACCTTAGAAAAGGCCATTAAAGCCTCCTCTTTTCGTAGTCACCGTGGCTTCCTCTCAGCTGGATTCTACAGGGCCAAGAATAGGGCAGCCGCCTCAGCCCGCAACAGTGGCACCGAGACTCCAAGGGCCTGGGAGGCCTGGCCTATGGCCATGTTTCGGCACCCTCAGCAGGTGCACCGGGGTGACTGCCTCGTGCACGTGCCCAGGGACCACAAACCAGGCACATTCCCTCGCTCTCTGTCTATTGAGAGCCTGTTCCCCGAGGATGGACACTGCCTGGCAGATTGGCAGCCAGGTAGACCCTGGGGCTGCGAAGGGCGCCGGGGCTCCTGTGGCTCCACGGGCAGCCATGCCAGCATCTATGACAACATGTCTGAGCTGTACCCATCTGAGCCAATACTGGTCAGGGCTAAAGCTGAAGATGAGGAAGGTACAGGCAGCTATGCCCACGTAGATGACATCCTCCAGCATGTATGGGGGCTGCAGCAACGGGTAGAGCTCTGGTCTCAGGCCATCTACCCAGACCTGCAGACTAgagataaggaaaaggaagaagaggaagaagaggagattgCTTCGTCAGTAGAAATAGCCACAGTTGAGGTTGGAGGGCAGGCTGAGACTCTGGCCCAGATAGAGGCTCCAGCCTGCAGAGAGTCCTCAGCCCCAGACCAGGCTGATGTTCAGCGAGTAATCCCAGCTCAGGTTGAGTATCAGGCTCAGGCTGAgcccctggcccaggcccaggcccaggcccaggttGAGGCCGAGGCCCTAGACCTGGGCCAAGGTCATGGGCAGGAGGTGAATTCAGGTGGGGAACCCAACTCGGCCTCCAGCGTATCTGTGGAAGAAGGACACTCCATTTCTGACACTGTGGCCTCCTCCAGTGAACTGGGCAGTAGTGGAAACTCCATGAACGAGGCTGAGGTCATGGGCTCGCCAGCTGGACTTCAAGCATCCAGACTACGTGAACGACGAGATTCAGGGGTTGGGGCCTCACTTACCAGACCCTGCAG GAAGCTCCGCTGGCACAGCTTCCAGAACTCCCACCGGCCCAGCCTCAATTCAGAGTCACTGGAGATCAATTGGCAGTTTGCTGGCCAGATCCACCTCCTGCATAAGGGCTCACTGCTGCGGCTCACTGCCTTCATGGAGAAGTACACTGTGCCACACAAACCAGGGTGGGTCTG GTCAGTGCCCAAGTTCATGAAAAGGAATAAGACTCCGGATTACCGAGGCCAGCAGGTGTTTGGGGTGCCACCCCTTATCCACATGCAGCGCACAGGCCAGCCACTGCCACAGAGCATTCAGCAAGCCATGCGCTACCTGCGCAGCCAGTGCCTGGACCAG GTGGGCATCTTCCGCAAGTCTGGGGTGAAGTCCAGGATCCAGAACCTGCGGCAAATGAATGAGGCCAACCCAGACCATGTTTGCTATGAGGGCCAGTCGGCCTATGATGTGGCAGACCTGCTGAAGCAGTATTTCCGGGACCTACCAGAGCCTATCTTTACCAGCAAGCTCACGACCACTTTCCTGCAGATCTACCAGC TCCTCCCCAAGGATCAGTGGTTGGCAGCAGCTCAGGCTGCCACCTTGCTGCTCCCGGATGAGAACCGAGAGGTCCTACAGACTCTGCTCTACTTCCTAAGTGACATTGCCTCTGCTGAAGAAAACCAGATGACAGCTGGCAACCTAGCTGTGTGTCTGGCACCTTCCATCTTCCATCTCAACGTCTCTAAGAAGGATAGCCCCTCTCCGAG GATCAGGAGCAAACGCAGCCTGGTTGGCCGGCCAGGCCCTAGGTACCTGAGTGAGAACATGGCTGCCACCCAGGGCCTATCACACATGATCAGTGACTGCAAGAAACTTTTTCAA GTCCCTCAGGACATGGTGCTACAGCTGTGTGGCTCCTACAACGCAGCTGAGCTcagccctccctgcccagccttGGCTGAGCTGCGGCAGGCCCAAGCAGCCGGCATGAGCCTGAGCCTCTACATGGAAGAGAGTGTCCAGGAGCTGCTGCGTGATGCTGCTGAGCGTTTCAAGGGTTGGATGAGTATGCCAGGGCCCCAACACACAGAGCTGGCTTGTAGAAAG GCACCAGATGGGCACCCCCTGCGTGTGTGGAAGGTGTCCACTGAGGTGGCAGCCCCTCCACCTGTCGTGTTACACCGTGTTCTGCGGGAGAGGGCCCTCTGGGATGAGGACCTGCTGCGGGCCCAGGTGTTGGAAGCCCTGATGCCAGGTGTGGAGCTGTACCACTATGTCACCGACAGCATGGCACCCCATCCCTGCCGTGACTTCGTGGTGCTCCG GATGTGGCGCTCTGACCTGCCCCGTGGTGGTTGTCTGCTCATCTCCCAGTCCCTGGATCCTGAGCAACCTGTGCCAGAATCAGGGGTGCGGGCCATGATGCTCACTTCCCAGTACCTCATGGAGCCTTGTGGCCTGGGCCGCTCCCGGCTCACTCACATCTGCCGTGCTGATCTCAG GGGCCGTTCTCCTGACTGGTACAACAAAGTCTTTGGGCACCTGTGTGCCATGGAAGTGGCGAAGATCCGGGACTCCTTCCCCACCCTGCAGGCAGCTGGCCCTGAGACAAAATTGTGA
- the STARD8 gene encoding stAR-related lipid transfer protein 8 isoform X6 produces MRPPPQEPVLCFGVSGGRMAEARGRGPASRLPKPWTWMPWKPRAVKGTRWDPPRWKPVEAKRTCKWLRATGFPQYAQLFEEGLFPLDIGSVKKDHSFLDEDSLGALCRRLMTLNNCALMKLEIHYQCKQNEDSEEEEQCTISNHWAFQQESKCWSHVDSSDLLAPPSPGLPVTSSCESVLTELSTTSLPAITVSLSPEAEPMDLPTPCHVPSLSNQPLLSPTQGHEGPRDKAKKRHSRHSRSFLKHLDSLRWKEKGGSRQAGLDCGPATLEKAIKASSFRSHRGFLSAGFYRAKNRAAASARNSGTETPRAWEAWPMAMFRHPQQVHRGDCLVHVPRDHKPGTFPRSLSIESLFPEDGHCLADWQPGRPWGCEGRRGSCGSTGSHASIYDNMSELYPSEPILVRAKAEDEEGTGSYAHVDDILQHVWGLQQRVELWSQAIYPDLQTRDKEKEEEEEEEIASSVEIATVEVGGQAETLAQIEAPACRESSAPDQADVQRVIPAQVEYQAQAEPLAQAQAQAQVEAEALDLGQGHGQEVNSGGEPNSASSVSVEEGHSISDTVASSSELGSSGNSMNEAEVMGSPAGLQASRLRERRDSGVGASLTRPCRKLRWHSFQNSHRPSLNSESLEINWQFAGQIHLLHKGSLLRLTAFMEKYTVPHKPGSVPKFMKRNKTPDYRGQQVFGVPPLIHMQRTGQPLPQSIQQAMRYLRSQCLDQVGIFRKSGVKSRIQNLRQMNEANPDHVCYEGQSAYDVADLLKQYFRDLPEPIFTSKLTTTFLQIYQLLPKDQWLAAAQAATLLLPDENREVLQTLLYFLSDIASAEENQMTAGNLAVCLAPSIFHLNVSKKDSPSPRIRSKRSLVGRPGPRYLSENMAATQGLSHMISDCKKLFQVPQDMVLQLCGSYNAAELSPPCPALAELRQAQAAGMSLSLYMEESVQELLRDAAERFKGWMSMPGPQHTELACRKAPDGHPLRVWKVSTEVAAPPPVVLHRVLRERALWDEDLLRAQVLEALMPGVELYHYVTDSMAPHPCRDFVVLRMWRSDLPRGGCLLISQSLDPEQPVPESGVRAMMLTSQYLMEPCGLGRSRLTHICRADLRGRSPDWYNKVFGHLCAMEVAKIRDSFPTLQAAGPETKL; encoded by the exons TTGAGGCCAAAAGAACATGTAAGTGGCTCCGAGCAACAGGATTCCCTCAGTATGCTCAGCTTTTTGAAG AAGGTCTGTTTCCCCTGGATATTGGCTCTGTGAAGAAGGACCACAGTTTTCTGGACGAGGACTCTTTGGGGGCCCTGTGCAG GAGGCTGATGACCTTGAACAACTGTGCCTTGATGAAACTGGAAATTCACTATCAATGCAAGCAG AATGAAGActcagaagaagaagagcagTGTACCATCAGCAACCACTGGGCCTTCCAGCAAGAAAGTAAATGCTGGTCTCATGTGGACTCCTCTGACCTGCTGGCCCCACCAAGCCCTGGCCTGCCAGTGACCTCCAGCTGTGAGAGCGTCCTCACTGAGCTTAGCACCACTTCCCTGCCAGCCATCACTGTAAGCCTATCACCAGAGGCGGAGCCAATGGACCTGCCCACACCCTGCCACGTCCCCAGCCTGAGTAACCAGCCCCTCCTTAGCCCCACCCAGGGCCATGAGGGTCCCCGGGACAAAGCTAAGAAGCGCCATTCTCGCCATTCTCGTAGCTTCCTTAAGCATCTTGATTCTCTGAGGTGGAAGGAAAAGGGTGGCAGTCGGCAAGCTGGGCTCGACTGTGGCCCAGCCACCTTAGAAAAGGCCATTAAAGCCTCCTCTTTTCGTAGTCACCGTGGCTTCCTCTCAGCTGGATTCTACAGGGCCAAGAATAGGGCAGCCGCCTCAGCCCGCAACAGTGGCACCGAGACTCCAAGGGCCTGGGAGGCCTGGCCTATGGCCATGTTTCGGCACCCTCAGCAGGTGCACCGGGGTGACTGCCTCGTGCACGTGCCCAGGGACCACAAACCAGGCACATTCCCTCGCTCTCTGTCTATTGAGAGCCTGTTCCCCGAGGATGGACACTGCCTGGCAGATTGGCAGCCAGGTAGACCCTGGGGCTGCGAAGGGCGCCGGGGCTCCTGTGGCTCCACGGGCAGCCATGCCAGCATCTATGACAACATGTCTGAGCTGTACCCATCTGAGCCAATACTGGTCAGGGCTAAAGCTGAAGATGAGGAAGGTACAGGCAGCTATGCCCACGTAGATGACATCCTCCAGCATGTATGGGGGCTGCAGCAACGGGTAGAGCTCTGGTCTCAGGCCATCTACCCAGACCTGCAGACTAgagataaggaaaaggaagaagaggaagaagaggagattgCTTCGTCAGTAGAAATAGCCACAGTTGAGGTTGGAGGGCAGGCTGAGACTCTGGCCCAGATAGAGGCTCCAGCCTGCAGAGAGTCCTCAGCCCCAGACCAGGCTGATGTTCAGCGAGTAATCCCAGCTCAGGTTGAGTATCAGGCTCAGGCTGAgcccctggcccaggcccaggcccaggcccaggttGAGGCCGAGGCCCTAGACCTGGGCCAAGGTCATGGGCAGGAGGTGAATTCAGGTGGGGAACCCAACTCGGCCTCCAGCGTATCTGTGGAAGAAGGACACTCCATTTCTGACACTGTGGCCTCCTCCAGTGAACTGGGCAGTAGTGGAAACTCCATGAACGAGGCTGAGGTCATGGGCTCGCCAGCTGGACTTCAAGCATCCAGACTACGTGAACGACGAGATTCAGGGGTTGGGGCCTCACTTACCAGACCCTGCAG GAAGCTCCGCTGGCACAGCTTCCAGAACTCCCACCGGCCCAGCCTCAATTCAGAGTCACTGGAGATCAATTGGCAGTTTGCTGGCCAGATCCACCTCCTGCATAAGGGCTCACTGCTGCGGCTCACTGCCTTCATGGAGAAGTACACTGTGCCACACAAACCAGG GTCAGTGCCCAAGTTCATGAAAAGGAATAAGACTCCGGATTACCGAGGCCAGCAGGTGTTTGGGGTGCCACCCCTTATCCACATGCAGCGCACAGGCCAGCCACTGCCACAGAGCATTCAGCAAGCCATGCGCTACCTGCGCAGCCAGTGCCTGGACCAG GTGGGCATCTTCCGCAAGTCTGGGGTGAAGTCCAGGATCCAGAACCTGCGGCAAATGAATGAGGCCAACCCAGACCATGTTTGCTATGAGGGCCAGTCGGCCTATGATGTGGCAGACCTGCTGAAGCAGTATTTCCGGGACCTACCAGAGCCTATCTTTACCAGCAAGCTCACGACCACTTTCCTGCAGATCTACCAGC TCCTCCCCAAGGATCAGTGGTTGGCAGCAGCTCAGGCTGCCACCTTGCTGCTCCCGGATGAGAACCGAGAGGTCCTACAGACTCTGCTCTACTTCCTAAGTGACATTGCCTCTGCTGAAGAAAACCAGATGACAGCTGGCAACCTAGCTGTGTGTCTGGCACCTTCCATCTTCCATCTCAACGTCTCTAAGAAGGATAGCCCCTCTCCGAG GATCAGGAGCAAACGCAGCCTGGTTGGCCGGCCAGGCCCTAGGTACCTGAGTGAGAACATGGCTGCCACCCAGGGCCTATCACACATGATCAGTGACTGCAAGAAACTTTTTCAA GTCCCTCAGGACATGGTGCTACAGCTGTGTGGCTCCTACAACGCAGCTGAGCTcagccctccctgcccagccttGGCTGAGCTGCGGCAGGCCCAAGCAGCCGGCATGAGCCTGAGCCTCTACATGGAAGAGAGTGTCCAGGAGCTGCTGCGTGATGCTGCTGAGCGTTTCAAGGGTTGGATGAGTATGCCAGGGCCCCAACACACAGAGCTGGCTTGTAGAAAG GCACCAGATGGGCACCCCCTGCGTGTGTGGAAGGTGTCCACTGAGGTGGCAGCCCCTCCACCTGTCGTGTTACACCGTGTTCTGCGGGAGAGGGCCCTCTGGGATGAGGACCTGCTGCGGGCCCAGGTGTTGGAAGCCCTGATGCCAGGTGTGGAGCTGTACCACTATGTCACCGACAGCATGGCACCCCATCCCTGCCGTGACTTCGTGGTGCTCCG GATGTGGCGCTCTGACCTGCCCCGTGGTGGTTGTCTGCTCATCTCCCAGTCCCTGGATCCTGAGCAACCTGTGCCAGAATCAGGGGTGCGGGCCATGATGCTCACTTCCCAGTACCTCATGGAGCCTTGTGGCCTGGGCCGCTCCCGGCTCACTCACATCTGCCGTGCTGATCTCAG GGGCCGTTCTCCTGACTGGTACAACAAAGTCTTTGGGCACCTGTGTGCCATGGAAGTGGCGAAGATCCGGGACTCCTTCCCCACCCTGCAGGCAGCTGGCCCTGAGACAAAATTGTGA